From a region of the Luteibaculum oceani genome:
- the metF gene encoding methylenetetrahydrofolate reductase [NAD(P)H], protein MKVIEHIKASKGKTLFSFEVLPPLKGDKIDNIFSAIDPLLEFDPKFINVTYHREEYVYKQKANNLLEKFAIRKRPGTVGISVAIFMKYKIDVVPHLICGGFSKDETEDALIELKFLGIDNILALRGDPIKTERTFVPTKDGHRYAVDLIKQIVDMNRGQFLHDEVYENAPTDFCVGCAGYPEKHVESLSLGTDLKHLKQKVDAGAEYVVTQLFYDNKKYFDFVDRCRAEGINVPIIPGLKPLGRKRHLSFIPKTFNVDFPDDLAEQLVKAKTDADIAAIGNDWCIQQSKELIKAGVPCLHFYTMGNSQQVANIAKEVF, encoded by the coding sequence TTGAAGGTAATAGAGCATATCAAAGCATCGAAGGGTAAAACCCTCTTTTCCTTCGAGGTTCTACCTCCACTTAAAGGGGATAAAATCGATAACATTTTTAGTGCTATCGATCCGCTATTGGAATTCGACCCGAAGTTTATCAATGTTACGTACCATAGAGAGGAGTATGTGTACAAACAAAAAGCTAATAACCTCCTCGAGAAGTTTGCCATTAGAAAACGCCCAGGTACCGTTGGTATTTCCGTGGCCATTTTCATGAAATATAAAATAGATGTGGTTCCGCATCTTATTTGTGGAGGATTCTCAAAAGACGAAACAGAAGACGCTTTAATAGAGCTAAAATTTTTAGGAATAGATAACATTTTAGCGCTTCGAGGTGACCCAATTAAAACGGAAAGAACATTCGTTCCCACCAAAGATGGGCATCGCTATGCGGTGGATCTTATTAAGCAAATAGTGGACATGAACCGCGGGCAATTTTTGCACGATGAGGTTTATGAAAATGCGCCAACAGACTTTTGTGTAGGTTGTGCAGGATATCCAGAAAAGCACGTTGAATCCCTAAGCTTAGGTACCGATTTAAAACACCTAAAGCAAAAGGTTGATGCGGGAGCTGAGTATGTGGTAACACAATTGTTTTATGACAATAAAAAGTATTTCGATTTTGTAGATCGTTGTCGTGCGGAAGGAATTAACGTGCCTATTATTCCAGGTTTAAAACCTCTAGGAAGAAAAAGGCATTTAAGCTTTATTCCCAAAACTTTTAATGTCGATTTTCCTGATGACCTAGCCGAGCAATTGGTTAAGGCAAAAACGGATGCCGATATTGCCGCCATCGGAAACGATTGGTGCATTCAACAGTCTAAAGAATTAATA